The Fusarium oxysporum f. sp. lycopersici 4287 chromosome 1, whole genome shotgun sequence DNA segment GCGGCCTCTACCTTGATCCCCTGTCCTGAAAACGCCTTCCACGGCGGATGGCGTGGCCGAGTGACGCCTGCATGTGGCTGGGAGGGATCACTGAGCCTTCGAGAGGCAGGGTTTATTACTCTCCAACTTTGACAGCGAGAGCCATTTGCGTCACTCCACAGATAGATAAGCCTGCATCCGGGGATACGCACACGGACATCGACAATGATGTAACGACGTATAGCCTGACTTGACCAAGCTAGCCAAGCAGGGCTGATCAATGTCGATATCCACATGAACATCATTGTTCACATGCTCCTGTAGTAAAAAAGACAAGAGTCTATCAATCACTAAAAACTTGAGCAGAAATGTGTCAATATATCAATTTTGGGTTCATGCCTCGCTGCTCGCCGTTATAATGTACCGCCCGTCAGCCAACAACCCCTCATCCACCAACTCCAGAACATGATATCGCCAAAACATATGATTTTTTCATATATGAATCCTCATAACGCTCTATGCCTGGGTCTCTCCGTTCTCAGTACCAGGCATCGGTAGGGCACCACCAGGAGAATCCGGCTGTCTCGCGGTCAAAATCTCGACACCATCTTCTGTAACTAGAAGAGTGTGCTCTGCGATTCATATTAGCCCATGTCACTACCACACTTCCAAAGGAGACTTACCAAACTGAGCTGTCAGCTTGCCATCGATAGTGGTGCTGGTCCAGTTGTCAGGCCAAGTAATATCTCTGTACTTGCCCAGAGCAATCATGGGCTCAATAGTAAAGGTCATTCCGGGTTTGCACTCTCCAacagtcttgttcttggcatAGTGAGGGACGTTGGGAGGGCAATGGAAAAGCTTGCCGACTCCGTGGCCACAGTAAGTTCGGATCACGCTACAGTTGTGCTTCTTGGCGTGCTTCTCGATAATGTTACCAAACTCTCGGATCAAAGTGCCGGGCTTAACGGCCTTGATAGACTCATCCAGGCATTGTCGTGCCGTCTCAACCACACGAACAGTGTCGGGGtcggccttggccttgtctcCGATGTAATATGTCTCGTTCAAATCGGCGTGGTATCCTTCATGGTACAGGGAAACATCGATGTTGAGAATATCACCGTCTAGCAGAACACGCTGATCAGGAATACCGTGACAGATGACCTCGTTAACGGACGTGCAGCAAGACTTGGGGAAGTTGTTGTAGTTCAGAGGAGAGGGGTAGGACTAAGTCGAGTTAGCCATCACAAAGAGACTTCTGCGCTTCGGAAATTCGCGAGTAATTCTCAATACGTACGTTTCGCTCGATACAAGCCTTGTGAACGATCTCATCAATATAGTCGGTCGTCACGCCAGGCTtagcggcagcggcagcgatGTCGAGGACCTCTCGCGCAAGCTTGCAGCTCTTTCGCATAGCATCCTGGCCCTTCTTGTCGAGAATTTCGATCTTGTTACGGTTGGTGAGGGATCGGCTATATCTAGGATTGCCGTCTTGCCACCACACGGGGTGAGGAATCGATTGAGGAAGAGTTCGGTGCGGCGACAGAGGATAGACGGGTCGCAGGGTTCCAGAGTACGGAAAGTTGGGGAACGGGTTATAATAGCCGGTAGCTGGATCTGGTGAGATTGCTTTCGGAGCTTTCAGGTGGTGGAGGATATTACTTTGCGACTTGTGCATTGTCTTGTGGATGCCCTGCGACGGAGTTAGTTTGTGTCGCTGTCGCAAAGTGGTAAATTCACGTACCCAGTTTCTCTTAAAGCACTCCTgagagcagaagaagctgtccTTGACTCCCAGCTTCAGACAAGTTGGGCATTGGAGGGATCCAGCTTCATTCTGGCAGTCGGCGCCCATACACTCCTTCTTGGCGGGGGGATCAGCAGTCATCGTGTCGGTGTCGATGTATGTACTCGAGTAAACAGATTGTATCGTGCGAAAAAGAATGtataaataaagaaatcGTAACCTGGAGTGAGAGTCTGCCGAACAATTAAAATGCGATCACAAAGCGCCAAACAGTGTAGTCGTAGAGTCGTGGCTCGTGGTGCAACTTTCAGACGAGAGCAAAAGATCGACTCGGCTCCGTTTGCTGCAGGTTGATAAGCGTTGATAAGGGTAGTCGCTAACAATGGCCAGTTACGCTTGGCGACGGTCTGGAGCTTCTCTAACAGAGCCTGAGTAGGTGGGGCAGTTGAAAATGTTTTGTGCAAGTTTATGCATATGCTTCACTAACAGACGCTGTTAGCGCTCTTTTGTAAAACGGTGCTGTTTTAGGTAAGTGGGGGTTTGCGGCATAACGGAGACGTGATCAGTAACGGTGGTCCATGCGAGCATGTTAGTGCTTCGGTGAAGACTGAGCATGTGAAGGACAAGGAACTCAAATTGATCTCTACAAGAGAATTTCTGCAACTAAAATCTCACTAAAGATCTGAATTTCTGCTCGTTTGAGCTGAGAACCGTTCCATGATATCAGTGTTAGATTGGAGTAGGGCATGCCATTTCTGAGCAGACAGTTGTGAGATCTGGGGGATTTGGAGCCAGATAAATACAGACTTAATCTGCacaagagcagcaagagAGCTGAGGTATGCGCTTTGAAGGGAGCGCTGGTCCATCAAGGACAACATGTTGGCAATACTGATACCCGCACCGGTTTCACTCTATGTTAACAACGACGGCCCATCGGAGCAGTCAGAAGACACTCACTTGGTCACAGCCAGCGGCCTCTTCATTGGACCATAGTCCAAATCTAGTCACTTTAGATCTAGACCATTTTCTTTAACCTTCAGCGGCATTTACTTACTAGAACACCGAATGCCGGGGTTAGTAAGTGGTCTTGTGGGTGACTGTAAGgttgttcttggctcttCTGCAGTGGACAAAGTGGGTCCCCGCTTCCGGCCGGCCGCTATCGCTTTGATGCAACAGTAACAGCCGGCACTATCGGGGCTTGAATCGGTCCTCGATCTATTAGTATGGCGACCTTAATGTCTCGCCATCTCTTGACATTTTTCGTCTCCGTTCGTCCTTGACAAACTTCACAAGCAAGATGGTGAAGCCTCAGAAGATCGTTGTTGTGGGTGCTGGCCCTGTTGGTTCTCTGGCGGCTTTGTATGCTGCTCAGAGGGGCCATGAGGTTGAGGTTTATGAGTTGCGACCGGGTAAGTGACTTTTTCTAACATGTTTCCCATTGGCGCATCGCGAAAAGACTCGAATAAGTTCCGGAGCCCCGAGGAAACTCGTTTGAAGCTCTCGCGACTTGCGAAGAGTTGTGTATGAGGTTTTTCATGaggtcttttaataaaattCTCTTCAATCGTTCGAGGGGCGCATTCGCTGACTGGTCTAGACCTCCGGGATCCCAGTACTATCCCACTCAACTTTACAAAATCTATCAATCTCGCAATTTCAGAGCGCGGAATCAATGCTATGCGTCATGCTGGTCAACCGGGCCTCCTTGACCATGTCATGTCGACAACAATTCCAATGAGAGGCCGCATGATTCATGGTAGAGGCCCAACTGGAGCACTCTTTGAGCAGTCGCAAGACTACGATGTCAAGGGACGAGTATGCATAATTGCCTCAACTCCCGTGTAGCATGTGAAACTGACGATTCGAAATAGGCAATTCACGCCATTGATCGGGCAGGCCTGAACAAGCGATTGCTCGATATCCTGGATAACATGCCTAATGTCAAGTTATTCTTTAACCACAAACTCACAGGTGCCGACTATCGTGAATGCAAAGCTTGGTTTGAAGTGGCCGATGCAAAGTCGTCCGAGGAGTCTCGCCCCAAGGAAATCGATATTTCCTTCGATCTTATGATTGGAGCTGACGGTGCCCATTCTGCTGTTCGCTACCATCTTATGAAGTTTACCCGGATGAACTACCAGCAGGAGTACATTGATACTCTATGGTGCGAGTTCCAGCTCAAGCCAGTCAAGACTGATGAAACAGCCGATCCAATGGCCAAGTTCCGAATATCGCCTAATCACTTGCATATTTGGCCCGGCAAGGATTTCATGTTCATTGCTATTCCTAGCGATGTATGTTCTTATTCGTTTCCATTAGTTCTCCACAATTTATTGACTCTTTTGCTTAGGACGGCTCATTCACATGCACACTCTTTATGCCTAGCAAGGATTTCTCAGATCTTGAGAATAACCCTGCCAGCGTTCCAGCCTTTTTCGACAGCCATTTCCCGGGCGTTACGGACTTGATACCAGGCGATGAGTTGATTGAATCTTTCAACACAAATCCTCACCTCCCACTTATCAGCCTCAAGTGCAAGCCGTACCATTATGGCTCTTCTTGCgttattgttggtgatgccgcTCATGCCATGGTGCCTTTCTATGGCCAAGGCATGAATGCGGGCATGGAGGATGTACGGATTCTCTTTTCAATACTTGACAAACACGCTCAGATCGATGAGTCCAATGATCCTGCCAGCGAGTCATCTAAATCCGAGCCAGCTTTCCAGCGGTCACTTGCATTGGCGGAGTACTCAGCGGTTCGGCCAGCCGACGCCCATGCAATCAACGATCTTGCCCTGCAAAATTATGTCGAGATGCGATCCTCAGTCTTGTCAAAACGTTACAGGTTGAGAAAGTATCTCGAAGAGATGATGAGCGTGTACTTCCCTCGCCTTGGCTGGCAGACGAAGTACTCCAGAGTCAGCTTCAGCAACGAGGGCTACCTGGACGTCATCAACAAGAGTGATGCCCAAGGCAAGATATTGGTGCGAAGTTTCTTGACCCTGGTGGCCAGTCCTTTCTTGGTTTCAGCCGCGGTGTTTGCATACAGGTACCGACGGTCATTTTCTGCTATGATCAAGGCTGTTCGACAGCTTCCCTCGTGAGGGAAACCCGCCGTCGTGTTGGTACGATGTATTAGTGGAAATCTTCGCTTACTTATTAGAAATCATGTATCACTGCTCAGTTGCAGGAAAAGTTGGCAATAATTAACGGTCAAATTGTAATATAGAACTAAACCCGACATAAGCAGGACCAAACTTGGAAGAAACGCAACGTCAACCTTCGATTCTAAGAAAAGTCCTTCCCTACTATCTGTGAAGCCATTGAATTAGTCGCATGCGCGTCAAATGCATGGTTGAACTCCAAAGTTCAAATCAGTCTAGGGATTGATCGAGCGTTGGCGATTTGCAGTACCACCAATCTTAGTCAAGAGTGAATTTGAATTATTCGTAATACACCAGCATCAAATTCGCACTTATACCTCATTACTATCTTTATTTCTGTCACCATAAAAGGTGAACCACACATTCATCGTCAGGTTATTCTTATGCACTAATACAATGATATGCGCTTAGCCGATATTTGGCTTAGTCATTCTTCGAACTTCTGAATTTTTGGCCCGGATCTACAACGCTCTACAGAGAGTCTCGTTGAAATCGAGATATTGGCCGGCATTTCCTCGCTCTGAATCTTCGACAATTGAAGGTGGGAGATTTTATCTCGGTCAATAGGTTTCCTAAATTCGAAGACCTAGTCTCGCCTTCTTCTAGTGGTGAGTTCGACAATTCCGTATCCAAATTCCGTGATAGGAGCCGCAAGGAAACAAATGTTAACAAAGCGTCAACGTAGAACCAAAAGACGTTTCCAACGAGACGACGAAACTCTCCTTCACTCAAATCGATACCGTCCATTCTCTAGACCGCCCATCATGCCCTCAGTCACCAACATCGCGAACATGTGTTCGCATCTCCAAAACGCCTCTAAAGCCCGCCTGGGTATAACATCTGTCAAGAATTGCAAATACAACCTTCAACTCGCCCTCGCTCTTCACCGATCAGGTTTCTTCTCGGCAATCTACCGTTCCGGTCCTCATCCCCCAACGCTCGAGCAGATGGTTTCTGAGCCTCCAGTGCGTGTGACAAACGCCAACGTAGCCAGGATGCGCTTGTGGCTCGGCCTTAAGTACTGGGACGGTAAGCCCGTCCTCGGAAAGGCCAACGCTATTAGCACGCCGAAGCGTCTTATGACGGCCAACATTGCGGAGCTGGCTAGATTGGCGAGAGGGTTTCCTACGAAGGTGGATGGTGGTGTCGTGCCGGGGTTAAATCTTGGCGAGTGCATGTTTGTGTCGACGTCGAAGGGTATGCTGGAAGTAAGGGAGGCACTCGCGAGAAAACAGGGTGGTCTGTTAGTATGCCGGGTTTCATAAGCATGGATATCTAGAGGGGAGGTTGCTTGGGTGGTGGGAGGAGCCTGTGTGCTTTCATGCTACGATAAATAGGGAAGCTTGTATTGTACAACTAGATTAAGTCCAACAAGGACGATTTTTGTATCAAAAATCAATCTCAGCATGAGAAACTGCCTTTCGCATTACAAATATTTTTGTTATCTCGCAATCTCGTTTTCAGATGCTCTTTTTACAATAAGTATGCGATAAAATCACCATTCGCCTTCGCTTAAAACAGGTATCTATACAACGGCTCAAACAGTACATCCCCTCCCCCATGGCTAAATCAGCAATCTTGTATCTCCCACAATCTATCCCAAGTTTATTCCGTCTTGGTAACACTTTCCTGGTCTTccgtcttctcttcgtcaaTCTTCTCTCCAGTGgtatccttctcttcaacatcctcagcGGCCTTCTCGTCTTCCTTGGTATCATTCCTGTTTATGATGTCAATCTTGTTGTCCTTATTCTCTGCAGTCTTCGTCTCGGCTGACTCGGCATCCTTCTCCAACAAGGGAATCATCTCTTCCGTGGTCTCTGGTTCAGGATCAGTGGCTGATGCCTTGTTTGTCTCCTCGATGACAACAGGGGGCTGAGTAGAGCCCTCCTCTACTAGAGGAACGATATCGTCGTTCTCAATTGGCTTCTTAGATTCAGTCGTGGGCTCCTGCTCCCTGGACTCCTCGGACTCATCAGCAGGAGTCTCCCTGGGAGAGGCGATGGGCTCCTCAGTAGCGGTGGTTTCGAGAACATCAAcaggcttctcctctttgGGTATCTCGGGGGCGATAGGGCGGACgccttccttcttctcctgctcctcttTGCTCGATTCCTTTGGGTCAACCTCGGCCTGGGATTCCTCTGGAGCGGgctcctcaacttcaacagGAGCGTCCTCCACAACGGGCCCTGGTTcaggcttcttcaagccctcAGGAGCATTGTTGGTTTGGGATACCTCGGTTTCAATCTCGGGCACCTCGGGACTTTCTGACTTAGCAGGCTCGGGTACCTTCTCTTCAACCACGGGCTCAACCTTGAAGGTCTCGTCTGAGACGACTGAACCAGTCACCGACTTGGATTCAGCTGCCTTCCTGGCAGGTTTCTTGGCGCTTCCCGGAGTTTTCATGCTGCTCTCGCGGCGTGTGGCATCGGCTCCTGAAGATGTTGGTCGCTTTACCGTCTTCTTGGGCGGTGTCGTAGGCACTTTCTCGGAAGTCTTTTGAGCGGAAGCTTGTGTTGGTCGCATCATGCGGGCCAAAAAGCTCTCATCGACTGGTGCTTCCTTCTTGGGGTGAGCGGGATCGGAGGCCTTCTTGGGAGGAGGGCCAAGGCTTGGCCGTGAGCGGCCGACGTTCGAAGGTTGACGCTTGACGGTTTTGCCAGTACTGGCGCCAGCTCCTGTCGCGCTCGCCCGGCTGGCTGGGCGAGCAGGTACGCTGAGATTCTGTGAGCTGGCCGAAGGTTGAACCTGACGGCCTGTCTTGGCACCGGAGGATGCAGTTGGGGCCATGAGAGAAGCAGGGAGGTGCACAGGCTTCGTGGGAGACTTGGGCTTTGGTTTCACGAAGGGAGCATCGCTAGGGGTGGGCTTCAATGGCTGAGGCTTCTTGGTTGCGCTAGTCGCTGAAGGTCGTGTAGCTGTTGGCGTAGTCTTTGGTGCCGGTTTTGTCTCCTTCTTTGGTGCTGAAGCAGCCTTAGGAGCTGGTTTGGTCTCAGGCT contains these protein-coding regions:
- a CDS encoding kynurenine 3-monooxygenase is translated as MVKPQKIVVVGAGPVGSLAALYAAQRGHEVEVYELRPDLRDPSTIPLNFTKSINLAISERGINAMRHAGQPGLLDHVMSTTIPMRGRMIHGRGPTGALFEQSQDYDVKGRAIHAIDRAGLNKRLLDILDNMPNVKLFFNHKLTGADYRECKAWFEVADAKSSEESRPKEIDISFDLMIGADGAHSAVRYHLMKFTRMNYQQEYIDTLWCEFQLKPVKTDETADPMAKFRISPNHLHIWPGKDFMFIAIPSDDGSFTCTLFMPSKDFSDLENNPASVPAFFDSHFPGVTDLIPGDELIESFNTNPHLPLISLKCKPYHYGSSCVIVGDAAHAMVPFYGQGMNAGMEDVRILFSILDKHAQIDESNDPASESSKSEPAFQRSLALAEYSAVRPADAHAINDLALQNYVEMRSSVLSKRYRLRKYLEEMMSVYFPRLGWQTKYSRVSFSNEGYLDVINKSDAQGKILVRSFLTLVASPFLVSAAVFAYRYRRSFSAMIKAVRQLPS
- a CDS encoding 30S ribosomal protein S8, with the protein product MPSVTNIANMCSHLQNASKARLGITSVKNCKYNLQLALALHRSGFFSAIYRSGPHPPTLEQMVSEPPVRVTNANVARMRLWLGLKYWDGKPVLGKANAISTPKRLMTANIAELARLARGFPTKVDGGVVPGLNLGECMFVSTSKGMLEVREALARKQGGLLVCRVS
- a CDS encoding methionyl aminopeptidase, which encodes MTADPPAKKECMGADCQNEAGSLQCPTCLKLGVKDSFFCSQECFKRNWGIHKTMHKSQSNILHHLKAPKAISPDPATGYYNPFPNFPYSGTLRPVYPLSPHRTLPQSIPHPVWWQDGNPRYSRSLTNRNKIEILDKKGQDAMRKSCKLAREVLDIAAAAAKPGVTTDYIDEIVHKACIERNSYPSPLNYNNFPKSCCTSVNEVICHGIPDQRVLLDGDILNIDVSLYHEGYHADLNETYYIGDKAKADPDTVRVVETARQCLDESIKAVKPGTLIREFGNIIEKHAKKHNCSVIRTYCGHGVGKLFHCPPNVPHYAKNKTVGECKPGMTFTIEPMIALGKYRDITWPDNWTSTTIDGKLTAQFEHTLLVTEDGVEILTARQPDSPGGALPMPGTENGETQA
- a CDS encoding methionyl aminopeptidase is translated as MTADPPAKKECMGADCQNEAGSLQCPTCLKLGVKDSFFCSQECFKRNWGIHKTMHKSQTTGYYNPFPNFPYSGTLRPVYPLSPHRTLPQSIPHPVWWQDGNPRYSRSLTNRNKIEILDKKGQDAMRKSCKLAREVLDIAAAAAKPGVTTDYIDEIVHKACIERNSYPSPLNYNNFPKSCCTSVNEVICHGIPDQRVLLDGDILNIDVSLYHEGYHADLNETYYIGDKAKADPDTVRVVETARQCLDESIKAVKPGTLIREFGNIIEKHAKKHNCSVIRTYCGHGVGKLFHCPPNVPHYAKNKTVGECKPGMTFTIEPMIALGKYRDITWPDNWTSTTIDGKLTAQFEHTLLVTEDGVEILTARQPDSPGGALPMPGTENGETQA